The DNA window GCCGGTGAGATATTTGAGATGCTAGCTAGCGAAGATCACTCCGCCTACATAGTGGCGACCCCTGAGAGGATGTCCTATGAGGTGTCTAAGAGGATCAGGGATGAGCTCCTCCGCTTCGGGATCCGTGTCAGGGGAGTCATAGTGAATAAGTACATGCGAGCCCATTGCGAGGAGCTCCCGATGCTGAGGAGGAACCAAGATGATGCGGTCAGCTCCTTCCTGAGGGAGTTCGGCTCCGTCAAGCTGCTGAGTTACTATGATAGTGAGATAATCGGGAGGGATCGCCTGCTTAGCTTCTACAGGGACCTCTCCCTCAGGCTGACCTGAGCCCGCTGCCCTTCGGGATGGCTGAGCTGACCCCTCTGGATCAGATGATGCGGAGAATGCAATCCTTCATTCGGTTGCTCTTAGAAAGGGCCTCCGGATGCTCGTAGGCTTTTCCCAATTTCCCGCTTCGATCGCGCTCAGTCCTCTTCCCCGAGGAACCCCGCCTCATCTTTAAGTAGCTAGAAGCCATCTCCGCGAGGTGATAGCGCGATGGGGCTGGAACGGGGACTCAGGGGTACATTCGAGTTCAAGGTCGAGGAGAGGTTCTCCACGGGGCATCTCGGCGTCTCAGTGCTCTCCACGCCAGGGATGATAGCGATGATGGAACTTGCCTCGATGAGGCTGGTCCAGCCTTATCTAGATGAGGGGAGCACCACGGTCGGCACTAAGGTCTGCGTCGAGCACAAGGCGCCCGCCCCCGCTGGCGCCACGGTGACCGTGGTGACCGAGCTCATAGGCGTCGAGGGGAGGAGGTTGGAGTTCGCGGTCTCGGCTCACTGGGGGGAGAGGCTCCTAGGGGAGGGGGTGCATGAGAGGTATGTTGTGAATAAGGAGAGGTTCGTCGCTAAGCTCAAGGAGGAGTCCACTTGAGGATAGGGGATGAGATAATCAGGAGGCTTTCCGAGAGATTCGACCTAAGGGAAGATGAGTACGCCTCACTCCTCTCCTTCAAGACGGGGAACCCGTTCGAGGCTCTGGTGATCACCGTTATATCCCAGAACACGAACGACAGGAACACCCTGAGGGTCCTCAGGGATCTCAGGGAGAGGCTCGGCGAAGTAACCCCTGAGAGGATACTGGAGCTGG is part of the Candidatus Korarchaeota archaeon NZ13-K genome and encodes:
- a CDS encoding thioesterase; this encodes MGLERGLRGTFEFKVEERFSTGHLGVSVLSTPGMIAMMELASMRLVQPYLDEGSTTVGTKVCVEHKAPAPAGATVTVVTELIGVEGRRLEFAVSAHWGERLLGEGVHERYVVNKERFVAKLKEEST